From Macrobrachium rosenbergii isolate ZJJX-2024 chromosome 55, ASM4041242v1, whole genome shotgun sequence, a single genomic window includes:
- the LOC136835798 gene encoding high mobility group nucleosome-binding domain-containing protein 5-like produces MYPKKWGHKEEEEEEEEEEGGGEEEEEEEEEEEEEEEGKSRGEKKAESGQERGEDRAEWKNEGRKKVRRMRGQEREERDGWTGREKRVDKKIKNIKDAKRRKKNRKKNLGTRRKEGRVRMT; encoded by the coding sequence ATGTATCCAAAGAAGTGGGGccacaaggaggaggaggaggaggaggaggaggaggagggaggaggggaggaggaggaggaggaggaggaggaggaggaggaggaggaggaaggaaaatccAGAGGGGAGAAGAAAGCTGAGTCAGGTCAGGAGAGGGGAGAAGACAGGGCAGAATGGAAGAACGAGGGGAGGAAGAAAGTACGAAGGATGAGGGGacaggaaagagaggaaagagatggATGGACCGGAAGGGAGAAAAGGgtggacaaaaaaataaaaaacataaaagatgccaagaggaggaagaaaaaccgGAAGAAAAACCTTGGAacgagaaggaaggaaggaagggtcaGGATGACATAA